The region CGTCTGGGTCGTACCCCGCTTCTCGGACCTGCTGCTCCCCCATGGGTGTGCCCCAGGTCAGTAGTTCGGCGTCGGGAAGCCGGTCGTGGAGTTCCGCGAGCGCGCGCTCGGCGCGCTTGGGTGCACGGGGTTCGGCGCCGCGGGCGCGGGCCTCAGCGACCTTGTTGTCGGTCCCTTTCAGTCCGACCCGGCCGCCCATGCCCGCGATAGGGTTGAGAACGAAACCGATACGCATGGAAGAGTAGTGGCGTCCCACAGGCAAAACGAGGAGGGATACAGGCCGACTGAGCCGGACCAGGAGGAATTAAGCCCCGGACGGTCGAACCGGGGAGTATGATACCGCTCGCAACCGACGGAACCGTTCTCCCGGCGGCCGAAACCGGTGGGGTCGCACTCCTCCTCAGCCTGCTGTTCGTCGTCGGTTGGACGCTCTATTTCTACCGATAGAACCCTACTCCTCGATGGTTTCAACGTGCTCTCGGAGCCATGCGGCAGCACGCTTGGCTGCTTCGGGGTCAGCTGCTGTCAGTTTCAGCGTCACCGTCTCGCCGGGGTAGGAGCCGACGCTGACGGCGAACTGCTCTTGGACGGCCGCGAGCCTGTCGAGTAACGCACTCTCCGGTTCCCCTGTCTCGACGCGCTCGACGTAGGTTCGCTCGCCCTCGAACGCCTCGGCCACGGTGGCGAACATCGCCTTCATCTCGGCGGGCACGCCCGGCAGGACGTAGCAGGACTCGACTACTGCGCCCGGCGCAACACCCTCGGGGTTGTGCAGCGCGCGGGCGTCTGTCGGCAGGTCGGCAGTACCTGCTGCGAGGTCTGCGGCTGCGTAGCCGCCTTCCGCTTCCAGCCACGCGAGCACTTCCTCGTGCGGTTCTACCGCCCGGCCGAAGGCGGCGGCGACGCCCTCCATCGTCACATCGTCGTGGGTCGGCCCCAACCCACCGGTGACGATGACCGCGTCGTACTCGGCGTGGTACTCGTTGACGACGCGGGCGATGTCGGCGACCCGGTCCGGAACGGTCGTGACCCGCTCCACGTTGACCCCACGGTCGTCGAGGGTCGAACAGAGCCACGTCGCGTTGGTGTTCTCGGTGTCACCGGTGAGGAGTTCGTCGCCGACGGTGACGATGGCGGTTTTCATTAGTAACCAAGAGGAGCGAGCAGGTGAAAAGCCCGACGACGACGACGGCTGCCTACCGCGTCGTCACGACCGCATAACAGTTCCCGCTCGAAACTTCTACGGACTCCACGACCAGCGCACTCTCGGCCACCTCCCGGTCAAACTCGGCGGGGTCGTAGACGTGGTAGTACCGAGGCACCGTCTTCCCACCGGGGAGCGTCCAGTCGACTTCCGTATCCAACCCTTTGCCGTCAGTTTCCTCATCCTCGAACCGCGTGTGGGCGGTGCTCCACGCACTCACGAGCGCGTGGCCGCCGGGTGCGAGCACGCGGGCGAGTTCGTTCAGACTCGCGAGGCGGCGTTCACGGGGGCGCAGGTGGTGAATGGTGGCGACGTACACGGCAACGTTGACAGCGTCCGCGTGTAGTGGTATCGTTCCGGCGTCGCCCGCGACGAGGTCCAGTGGGAACTCGCGTTCCCGTGAGCGGTCCGCGGCCTCCGCAAGCAGGCCACGGCTCGCGTCGACGCCAACGACGCGCTCGGTGTGGTCGGCGAGCAGCTCCGCGTGCCGGCCGTTGCCACAGCCGAGGTCCAGCCCCCGCTTGCCCGAACGGCCGTCGAGGAACTCCTCGATTTCGGGCCAGGCGTACTCACGAGTTTTCGAGAAATGCGACGCGATGCGGTCGTAGGTGTGGCCAGCGTGTGTCATTAGATGAAGAGAAACGCCACCATCGTTGCGCCCAGCAAGACGACGACGTGTTTCGCGCCGTCCTCGATGGCACCCTCACCGAGTTGTCCAGCGACCAACCCGGAGAACGTCGCCTGAATCACTGCGGCGTGGAAGAAGATGAGCTCGTAGGCGTCGGTGTCGACGGTTCCGATACCCGAGAACACCCCCGCCGAGACGCCGCCCGGGAGCTGTCCCACCCCGCCGATGTTGGCCGATTCGATGGCGGGGATGAACGAGGAGGTCAACGCGACGACGATGCCGACGAACACCGAGAAGGAGATGTAAATGACCAGTAGGTAGGTCAGCATCTCCTGACGGCGCTCGCGCTGGAGCCGGCGGCCCGCACGTGCTTCGTCGGCAGCAATCTCGAGCACGGGTGCAATCTCACCACTCGCAGACATCGCGTTCGTGATGAGCACCGTCGCCCGGCTCACCATCGGTGAGTCGATGCGGCGGTCCATCCGGCGGAACGCCTGACGAACGTCGGCGCCCCACTGAACGTCACGCCAGGTGCGCTGGAGCTCGGGGGTGAGCGCGTCGAGGTCCGACCGGCTCAACCGCTCCAAACTCTCGACGACGGACATCCCTGCGTCGTTGATGCTGGCCAGCCGGTCGAGGAAGTCCGGCACTACCTTCTCGACGGCGCGCACCCGCCGTTTGTTGAGTTCGTGCACCAGTGCGAAGATGCCGACCGTGAACAACGTCACCTCGACCAGTGGGCCGTCAACGGTCCGCAGCGCCGCGAGCGGGTCGAGGGGGACGGAGCCAACCCGGACGCCGAGCCACCAGAGCGCGATGGGCAGGGAGATTGCGAAGCTGTAGCTCGGGTTCCACAGGATGAGCTGGCCGGGCTGGCGGAGCCACCGGAGCACGGTTTCGAACTGGTCGTAGGCTGCCAGCCGGTCGTGGCTCGGTCCCCATCGGTCCTCGCTGACCCCGGGGACACCGCCGTCGGAACGGGCAGCGCCCTGCCCGTCGGTGACGCCGTCGATGCTCACCGGCTCGATTTCGTCGCCCTCGCCGATCATCGAGCCACCCACGCTCTGGGTGACGGTGTTGATGTAGGCGAGAAAGGCCACACTGGATAGCGGGACACCAAGGTAGACGACGACCCGCAGGATGGGGAGCGTGCTCTCGAGGACGAGGCCGATGACGACCAGAATAGTGATGAAGAACAGCGGCCCCGCCACCAGCACTGTGACGTACGCTTCGGCGAACGCCGACAACAGGTC is a window of halophilic archaeon DL31 DNA encoding:
- a CDS encoding molybdopterin binding domain-containing protein (PFAM: Molybdopterin binding~KEGG: hvo:HVO_1177 CinA N-terminal domain-containing protein); the encoded protein is MKTAIVTVGDELLTGDTENTNATWLCSTLDDRGVNVERVTTVPDRVADIARVVNEYHAEYDAVIVTGGLGPTHDDVTMEGVAAAFGRAVEPHEEVLAWLEAEGGYAAADLAAGTADLPTDARALHNPEGVAPGAVVESCYVLPGVPAEMKAMFATVAEAFEGERTYVERVETGEPESALLDRLAAVQEQFAVSVGSYPGETVTLKLTAADPEAAKRAAAWLREHVETIEE
- a CDS encoding Methyltransferase type 11 (PFAM: Methyltransferase type 11~KEGG: hla:Hlac_1030 methyltransferase type 11); amino-acid sequence: MTHAGHTYDRIASHFSKTREYAWPEIEEFLDGRSGKRGLDLGCGNGRHAELLADHTERVVGVDASRGLLAEAADRSREREFPLDLVAGDAGTIPLHADAVNVAVYVATIHHLRPRERRLASLNELARVLAPGGHALVSAWSTAHTRFEDEETDGKGLDTEVDWTLPGGKTVPRYYHVYDPAEFDREVAESALVVESVEVSSGNCYAVVTTR
- a CDS encoding Type II secretion system F domain-containing protein (PFAM: Type II secretion system F domain~KEGG: hvo:HVO_1033 type IV pilus biogenesis complex membrane subunit), translated to MSLLWTLPLVIAVLLLVPLAVERVALSLFGDYVANESPHKRDQQAKLRAAHIATTHRVYASRTLLYSLLFGVSGSVFGVYLAAAGFWLLEISGETVQQALPAALEFVAQLTHVTQLPLTKLFVLLLASSATIGAALALGTYSVRWKLLDHRANARASEVEATLPRTIASIYALSRSGMAFPAILETLTENQHVYGEAASEIGVAVRDMNTFGTDVLSALNRMAQRTPSESLDEFGENLASVLGSGQSLSVFLKDQYDQYQEEAEAQQRQYLDLLSAFAEAYVTVLVAGPLFFITILVVIGLVLESTLPILRVVVYLGVPLSSVAFLAYINTVTQSVGGSMIGEGDEIEPVSIDGVTDGQGAARSDGGVPGVSEDRWGPSHDRLAAYDQFETVLRWLRQPGQLILWNPSYSFAISLPIALWWLGVRVGSVPLDPLAALRTVDGPLVEVTLFTVGIFALVHELNKRRVRAVEKVVPDFLDRLASINDAGMSVVESLERLSRSDLDALTPELQRTWRDVQWGADVRQAFRRMDRRIDSPMVSRATVLITNAMSASGEIAPVLEIAADEARAGRRLQRERRQEMLTYLLVIYISFSVFVGIVVALTSSFIPAIESANIGGVGQLPGGVSAGVFSGIGTVDTDAYELIFFHAAVIQATFSGLVAGQLGEGAIEDGAKHVVVLLGATMVAFLFI